The following coding sequences lie in one Stigmatopora argus isolate UIUO_Sarg chromosome 5, RoL_Sarg_1.0, whole genome shotgun sequence genomic window:
- the chmp7 gene encoding charged multivesicular body protein 7, which yields MSNAVETTLPSEWGDDERMNFLFSEFKDSREVNTMDWDSKMNFWTALVLQNCRERCTVCVNLEELNKTFRRKEKTPLGLTTVIQSMARCGKLQRELEFAANVDCGWLSWGVGVLLVKPLKWTFSSLLGGSRVALEESFVLIELVKEKAAEVLKLYRNSELASHSVVSFHELCTLTRGVCADESTLCMALLQLQRDKQVAVSSNEGGKVVKFCQPGQARVSTVTDVDIGIYQLQQSEKLLEERLEKLGLEAEKCREEARALLREGKKVQALRCLRGQKRVEKRADNVAGQLESIRGIRDRIAQSQTDKMVLQAYQAGMASLRHELKDVTVGGAESLLDQIQELCDKQDDINQIISGVVSNADDDELEEELKSLLEQSDGNVDIPRDVPGEHPLDLLPAVPSNDLDFNAKQLEEELKMLTL from the exons ATGTCCAACGCCGTCGAAACGACGCTGCCCTCGGAATGGGGTGACGACGAACGGATGAATTTTCTATTCTCCGAATTCAAAGACAGCCGTGAGGTCAACACGATGGATTGGGACAGTAAAATGAACTTCTGGACAGCTTTGGTCTTGCAAAACTGCAGGGAACGCTGCACCGTGTGTGTCAATCTCGAGGAACTCAACAAGACCTTCcgaaggaaagaaaaaacaccTTTGGGTTTGACGACCGTCATTCAGTCCATGGCAAG ATGTGGGAAGCTTCAGAGGGAGTTGGAGTTTGCCGCCAACGTAGATTGCGGTTGGCTGTCGTGGGGTGTCGGCGTCCTGCTCGTGAAGCCCCTCAAGTGGACTTTCTCCTCTCTGTTGGGAGGAAGCCGAGTAGCTCTGGAGGAGTCTTTTGTTCTCATCGAACTGGTGAAG GAGAAAGCGGCCGAAGTTCTCAAGCTTTACCGAAACAGCGAATTGGCCAGCCACTCCGTGGTGTCATTTCACGAGCTGTGTACGCTCACCCGCGGCGTCTGCGCCGACGAAAGTACCCTATGCATGGCTCTTCTGCAGCTGCAGAGGGACAAACAAGTGGCGGTCTCCTCCAATGAAGGGGGGAAG GTTGTCAAATTTTGCCAACCCGGTCAGGCTCGCGTCTCCACCGTCACTGATGTTGATATTGGAATCTACCAGTTACAACAAAGCGAGAAGTTGCTGGAGGAGCGGCTGGAAAAACTGGGTCTCGAGGCAGAGAA GTGCCGAGAAGAAGCGAGAGCGCTACTtcgggaaggaaaaaaagtgcaG GCATTGAGGTGTTTGAGAGGCCAGAAAAGAGTGGAAAAGAGAGCCGACAACGTGGCCGGACAGCTGGAGTCCATTCGAGGCATCAGGGATAGAATAGCCCAGTCGCAGACGGATAAAATG GTTCTCCAAGCGTACCAAGCGGGAATGGCTAGCCTCAGACACGAGCTCAAGGACGTGACGGTCGGAGGTGCCGAGAGCCTTCTTGATCAGATCCAGGAG TTATGCGACAAACAAGATGATATCAACCAAATCATATCTGGCGTAGTGAGCAATGCAG ATGACGATGAGTTGGAGGAAGAACTCAAATCACTCTTGGAGCAATCCGACGGCAATGTGGATATTCCGAGAGACGTCCCGGGAGAGCACCCGCTGGATTTGCTGCCTGCCGTCCCTTCAaacgacctggattttaacgcCAAACAGCTAGAGGAGGAACTGAAGATGCTGACTCTCTAA